The following are from one region of the Arachis duranensis cultivar V14167 chromosome 10, aradu.V14167.gnm2.J7QH, whole genome shotgun sequence genome:
- the LOC107469773 gene encoding uncharacterized protein LOC107469773 isoform X2 encodes MKNAVRMPNPNDIGSPNRHEAGEKEGFSGIKRRKCNKTVTACRRVSKQSSTTKKNVLVNRIKETASSDSVQKIDLRLEAKLSAEEYSRMFAGQQIHPFFSLWKLGKKSQELDKRKHCLCTDRREDGRISGPVHIFENCQDGTSSLDWNNWTFLGKTTIAKYSSEAPNLPVLMSSVEPLNFDNLHRAVDQFHALISQNAMPCSDGQLSLLPDILQEISLANSAVPDDQPICPSKSDDAKMDLELDGVSTFSGQAGCFRSSDTQPPNRFLQESMKSYYHKCQGKSGSLWIHKYKPTKAFEVCGNYESVNFLHEWLKLWKERRKQSRMHSANGDQSDLQDYDYNGSDCDSDLENVHQDKFLRNLLLITGPVGSGKSAAVYACAQEQGFDVLELNTSDWRNGTAVKQYFGDALGSHGFKRLLDHTLCSREKKTVKLPSAPAFPNDKAAEDIDKDVIELITISDDGSQSPDGTSWSLHRKSSEFTCYNVQTLILVEDVDVLFPEDRGCISAIQHIAKTAKGPIILTSNSNKVGLPGNFEGLNISFSLPLADELLCHLYMVCVTEDINSSPLLLERFIQSCNGDIRKIIMQLQFWFQSKNYAKDQKVQTFYSSIPFDLEATHQILPKIIPWSFPSEFSKLIETEVARLITIVEEDSCMQGLRMKGFHAVERKFDSDVQSMDTNYVDTAKRNRSISKCSQSDSQYSSTMSELSSCSGLLGISSWQNCQKKPVISSGSVNKDPNDNGQSTYFQPYNGQTFEVNNESPCKFQSETYTSKSFHKLACSGLDDCKCSGTAEVACLTENRIGTTFSAVTSDLLSGPTNSFPNNNITPFTLSDYQGRSKFLQKFEPLDARIQESYSTAAVQDFRDENNEATSLYDTTRDEFKPKSELDSNLIMETDVVQNMWRKLRDHRMDLGQHGTAEQLGAIQVVKLASGLSNLLSEDDLLFRNHQEKECGIMEHPKFLSDEATFNWYNEQAMMSTIAVHGFCFYAKCISDVGSMFGFEPENNTDITSEMLASTTNVMTLGKLSRQDHKKITTLYTNKQLELKKTMNDTKSESKTSLMKVIQSIVPTRLSLALKGTAFNEYLSTVRQISISEGLRILQGVEKKRGKRARSAQHYLSRCTMMSPEDISLVCQGDLYSKMSSQFAAEVKSNCT; translated from the exons ATGAAGAATGCGGTACGGATGCCCAATCCCAACGATATTGGTTCACCGAACCGCCATGAAGCAGGGGAAAAAGAAGGTTTCAGTGGCATCAAACGGAGAAAGTGTAACAAAACAGTCACTGCCTGCAGGAGAGTTTCCAAG CAGAGTAGCACGACAAAGAAAAATGTATTGGTTAATCGAATTAAGGAGACAGCTTCATCAGACTCAGTTCAGAAGATTGATTTGCGGTTGGAGGCGAAATTGTCAGCGGAG GAGTATTCGAGGATGTTTGCCGGGCAGCAAATACacccatttttttctttatggaAATTAGGGAAGAAATCTCAGGAGCTGGATAAGAGAAAACATTGTTTATGCACAGACAGGAGAGAGGATGGAAGAATTTCGGGTCCTgttcatatttttgaaaattgtcaG GATGGTACCTCATCCCTTGACTGGAATAACTGGACATTTTTGGGGAAGACTACCATTGCAAAATACAGTTCAGAAGCTCCGAATTTGCCTGTTTTGATGAGTTCTGTTGAACCCTTAAATTTTGATAACCTTCATCGTGCTGTGGACCAATTCCATGCTTTAATTTCTCAGAATGCTATGCCTTGCTCAGATGGTCAGCTTTCTCTTCTGCCAGACATTCTGCAAGAAATATCGCTAGCAAACTCTGCTGTGCCTGATGATCAACCAATATGCCCTTCAAAGTCAGATGATGCCAAGATG GATTTGGAGCTTGATGGAGTCAGTACTTTTTCAGGGCAAGCAGGTTGTTTTAGATCATCAGACACTCAGCCCCCGAATAGATTTCTCCAAGAAAG TATGAAGTCTTACTACCATAAATGTCAAGGTAAGTCCGGAAGCTTATGGATTCACAAGTACAAGCCAACAAAGGCCTTTGAG GTGTGCGGTAATTATGAATCTGTAAATTTCTTGCATGAGTGGTTAAAACTTTGGAAGGAAAGACGAAAGCAAAGCAGAATGCATTCCGCTAATGGGGATCAAAGTGACTTGCAAGACTATGATTATAATGGTTCTGATTGTGACTCTGATTTGGAAAATGTACACCAGGACAAATTCTTGCGGAATCTTCTTCTAATTACAGGACCTGTTGGG AGCGGCAAGTCTGCTGCTGTCTATGCTTGTGCCCAAGAGCAAGGATTTGACGTTTTAGAG CTTAATACATCAGACTGGCGAAATGGGACTGCTGTCAAGCAgtattttggagatgctcttgGATCACACGGCTTCAAAAG GTTATTGGATCACACTCTGTGTTCACGGGAGAAAAAAACTGTGAAATTGCCGTCAGCTCCAGCATTTCCTAATGATAAAGCAGCAGAGGATATTGATAAGGATGTCATTGAACTGATAACCATATCTGATGATGGATCCCAGAGTCCTGATGGGACATCTTGGAGCTTACATCGCAAAAGTAGTGAATTTACATGTTATAATGTACAAACATTAATTCTAGTTGAGGATGTGGATGTGCTTTTTCCTGAAGATCGTGGATGCATTTCTGCCATACAACACATTGCTAAGACAGCAAAAGGGCCTATAATATTGACCAGCAATA gTAATAAGGTTGGCCTTCCAGGTAATTTTGAGGGACTAAATATTTCATTCTCGTTGCCATTAGCAGATGAGTTGCTTTGCCATTTGTACATG GTTTGTGTCACAGAAGATATCAACAGCAGCCCTCTTTTACTGGAGAGATTTATACAGTCTTGCAACGGAGATATTCGCAAAATCATCATGCAACTTCAGTTTTGGTTCCAGAGTAAAAACTATGCAAAAG ATCAGAAAGTGCAGACATTTTATAGCTCAATTCCATTTGATCTCGAGGCTACTCATCAGATACTGCCAAAGATAATACCATGGAGTTTTCCTTCAGAGTTTTCCAAACTAATTGAGACGGAAGTTGCCAGGCTAATAACCATAGTGGAAGAAGACTCATGCATGCAGGGTTTACGTATGAAAGGGTTTCATGCAGTTGAAAGGAAATTTGATTCAGATGTGCAATCTATGGACACTAATTATGTAGATACCGCTAAGAGGAATAGATCTATTTCAAAGTGCAGCCAGTCTGACAGTCAATATAGTAGTACTATGTCTGAGCTTTCTAGTTGTTCTGGACTCCTAGGAATTTCATCTTGGCAAAATTGCCAAAAGAAGCCGGTCATTTCCTCTGGTTCTGTAAATAAGGATCCAAATGATAATGGACAGTCTACATATTTTCAACCTTATAATGGACAAACTTTTGAAGTCAACAATGAATCTCCCTGCAAGTTTCAATCTGAAACATACACCAGCAAGTCATTTCACAAGCTAGCTTGTTCTGGTTTGGATGATTGTAAATGTTCAGGAACGGCTGAAGTTGCATGCTTAACTGAAAATAGAATAGGGACCACATTTAGTGCAGTGACTTCTGACCTTCTTTCTGGCCCAACTAACTCTTTTCCAAATAATAACATTACTCCTTTCACTCTAAGTGATTATCAGGGCAGATCCAAATTCCTGCAGAAATTTGAACCACTTGATGCTAGAATTCAAGAATCTTATTCTACGGCGGCTGTACAAGATTTTCGAGATGAGAACAATGAAGCTACAAGTCTATATGACACGACTCGTGATGAATTCAAACCAAAATCAGAATTAGACTCCAATTTGATTATGGAAACAGATGTGGTTCAAAATATGTGGAGGAAACTTCGTGATCACCGAATGGATTTAGGACAGCATGGCACTGCAGAACAGCTAGGTGCTATTCAAGTTGTTAAACTTGCAAGTGGGTTGAGTAACCTACTCTCAGAAGATGACCTGTTATTTCGtaatcatcaagaaaaagaatGT GGTATCATGGAACATCCCAAGTTTCTTTCTGATGAAGCCACATTTAATTGGTATAATGAGCAAGCGATGATGTCCACGATTGCTGTACACGGGTTTTGTTTTTATGCTAAATGTATTTCAGATGTAGGATCTATGTTTGGTTTTGAGCCTGAAAACAATACAGATATAACTTCGGAAATGTTGGCTTCCACTACTAATGTTATGACACTGGGGAAGTTATCTAGACAGGATCACAAAAAAATCACAACTTTATATACTAATAAACAATTAGAGCTGAAGAAAACAATGAACGATACTAAGAG TGAAAGCAAAACATCTCTGATGAAGGTGATCCAGTCCATTGTTCCTACAAGATTATCACTGGCGCTGAAAGGCACTGCATTCAATGAGTATCTATCTACGGTTCGCCAAATTTCGATTTCAGAAGGTTTACGCATTTTGCAAGGTGTTgagaagaagagaggaaaaAG GGCCCGGAGTGCTCAACATTACTTGAGCAGATGCACAATGATGTCTCCGGAAGATATATCATTGGTATGTCAGGGTGATTTGTACAGTAAGATGTCTTCACAATTCGCAGCTGAGGTGAAAAGCAACTGTACATGA